A segment of the Lycium ferocissimum isolate CSIRO_LF1 chromosome 10, AGI_CSIRO_Lferr_CH_V1, whole genome shotgun sequence genome:
GGTTAATGCAAATCGAACAGATTGATCATTAAAGCTTGATGATGCTCTTGGGCTTATAGAACGGCATTCAAGACGCCCATTAGTACTTCTCCTTATCGTTTGGTGTTTGGCAAAGCTCGCCATCTACTGGTTGAACTTGAACACAAAGCTTTGTAggcattaaaaaaattgaacatgGATTGGGACGAAGCAGGCAAGTTGCAACCGTTTCAAATGAATAAAATGGATGAGTTTCGGTATCATGCCCATGAGAGTGCGGCTTTGTATAAAGAGAAGATGAAGCATTATCATGATGTCAAACTTTTGAAGAGAGATTTTCAACCGGGTGATTCGGTGTTGCTATTCAATTCAAGGTTAAAGCTCTTTCCGAGCAAATTGAAATCCAAATGGTCCGGTCCTTTTACTTTGGTGAGTATTTCACCCAATGGTTCGATGGAATTGAAGTCCGACAATAGGACTCGTACTTTCATGGTGAATGGCCATCGGGTAAAGCACTACCATTGGATGGTTGATGGGGACAAGATTGTCAATGCTCACCAGTTGAAACATGGCACCGGACCTTGACACCAAAAGTGGTACtgcgtcgtgccgcgacgttaaattgtgcgcttcttgggaggcaacccatgttCATTTTTGCATTATGTTTTTCGtgttgttggttttttttttttttttggtgttgttttgatgtttgTTGATGTGTCTAGGAACCTAAGTGTTAAATCCAGATATTGCCAGGAAAGCAGATGAACGGCGCGccttcgacggaccgtcgatcagTTCGACGAGCCGTAGAATGCACCGTCGAAGTGGACCACCTGAAAGATCATCACTGGAAATAATGGCATTTTGACGACAGGTTTGACGCTCCATCGAACTGATCGACGGTCAGCTCGACGGGCGATTTTCTccctaataaataaataaataaatgaacgGGGCGCGACGTTTCACTCGACGGAACGTCGAACCATTCATCGCTTGGTCCTTTTGCCGTGTCGATTagtgttttttaaatataacCCGACgacgtctctctctctctccaccTCTTCCTCTCCCATAACCGTTACCCCTCCCTCTCTCTTCAATACACCCATCAACCTCCATTCCCCTCATTACCATTATTCTCTCCCTAGTTTACTCTCTCCTTCTGTTGTGTCTAACCCTAGTAGTGGCTACTTGTGTGTTCATCATTTCTTAAGTTCTAAAATCAAGtcttctttcaattttaagGTATGTAGATCATGTATTGCTTGTTCACTTGTTCATAATAGTTGTTTGCTCGTCTTcgctatgttgttgttgttagtttaTTCTGACTAAGTGGTTTGTGTGGATGTTTGATTCTTTGGGTATAACTGATGGCTGAAATTTGAAACTCGTGGAGTGAGTGCATCGTCTTCCACCGAGTTAAAGGGCATTACGACAAACACACCTCATCTGATTTTTCTCCAACATTTAACATTTTTCCATTGGTGGTTGAGCATTGAATACACCACTTTTAGAGCTTAGTGAagacaaaaaaatttcattcCCACCATCTTTATTACactttgtaagctttatgtCTCCATTATTGCTTACTACTTTTGTGACCAATATGTGTGAGTagtttctttaatcaaagtTGTGGACCCAAATGATGGGTGCTATGCAGTGGGTGTCTAACAttttatacacacacacacacacacacacacacacacacacacacatacatatatatatatatatatatatatatatatatatatatatatatatataatgggttgtgatgtgttttattatttttcatattcattgttagttagtggttgcaaacacttACTTATGCACAAACCCTAGTTTTACTTGAaaagatgaactagggtttgagttgaaataatataacaaggacTCGGGCGGCTAACCCTCGTTTAATGAACTCACTTAGGGATAAGATGAGTTCTACTTGGCATATTTAATCGGTTATACTTgcaacttttctatatttgggaaaatcatgaaaagaaatactttctaactattggaaaatattatgaagtgcattagagattaagtgcatacaTAACCACCACccattagaaatatatcatattgatacCCATAGAATAACATCTAATCACAGCGGGAACACAACTTTGGTTCTTCTAATCCAAACAATTTCCAAATACTTCAAAATAGCGAATACAAACTAAACCCTTTTTCTACCCTAGTCAGAATAGAACGAAAGACTTTAGAGATTAGtaacatatataattagtaCTTATTTCACActatattccctgtgggattcgactacaacctagttgggttactatatttgacaccGACCTCCTTACGCCATAATTTAGGTGTAATTTAAGCGTATCAGACATCCAGGCCCGGATACTCGAAGCCAAAGAAATCGAGGGCAGGGCCAAGAAAGCCCTTGATGCCGACTCTGAAGACTCCGAGCAAACGATTTCTGAAAATTTCGGTTCCTTGTCTGAGGTAGACTAGGGCTTTTTTGTACGAGCCTCTCtcttcattttgtttttgttttgactTGTGTTGAAAGTCTAAGTATAAAGCCTTGGTTTAtatatgaaatgcatattttcttttttggctgttgttttcttcattcttttattcGAACGTATGCTACGATTTTTGCCTTAAATGATCATATCGTATGGAATATAGCCAAGGTTCGGAGCTACCTCTTTATCCGAATTGAGCCTATTTTAACTCATTGAGTATTGGCTTTTCCTCTGCTCAGTACGTTTTCGACTGAGGATTTTATAGAGTGGTTTGCTCACGGGGCTAATTTGTactttgtgaattcagacgtctccgaatcacgttgAGCATTTTGGGTTGAggtttttaatttgtttgaaccttTTCCGACCGTCTACTTATAATAGATTAGGTTCGGATACCTGAATTCCTGCCTTCGTCAAATTTTGAGACGACTGTCCCCACTCGAGGGTGTTAAAAGATTTTGGGCTCGGTTCATCTTGACCTTATTGCCTTTGCCAAATTTTGACAATAATCCCCGGTATACGGTATTTAATAAAAAGACGTGTTTGAGACGTATGCTTTCATAAAGCTTCTTTATATTGCCGGTGCTTGTAAGTATGTAATATAAGGATTTCATCTGTTTCCTTCTATTTTTGCCGTAACAAATACTAGCTGGACACGATTCGttttgatcgtttggtccttaaaCTGAAACCTAACACAAAAGGTTCGGGTTtacacaaaaataagaaaaataaaatttcgaAGACCTTTTCAGGATAGGCCTTGTTTCTTcgtttcttcatcttcttcggtATGTTGAACTCATTCTACCTTTCCGGGATAGGCCTTGATGTGGGTatgatagtcccctagtgtttatcCGAGCAATATGATTAGGTAAGCACTATTGAGTCCCCAGCGAAGGGTAGACCCTCCGCTTCCGGGTATTTTGCCTTGTTTTCGTAAAGTagcacgttgtacttgttgcctcgttaaaaaccttgtcgaaAAACCCACTCCGAGATGCAACACGTGTTTTTAGACCTAACTCCACCCCCTCGGGGTTAatctcgataccacttctgtaAAAAAGGATAGGTTAATAAAAAATGATCACAAGGGTCAACGGCCCATACCTTAGCAATAGTAtttcttcaaatgagccacgTTCCATTATTAGCGGTAGTTGCCCGTCTATGGATTTCAGTTGGTACGATCCTTTGCCCGTTACTCCGGTTATTTTGTACGGCCCTTCCCAGTTTGGACCTAATTTCCCATTATTGGGGTCCTTGGTATTCAAAGTAACTTTTTGAAGTACCAAGTCCCCAACTCGAAAATGTCGAAGATTAGTCCTCTGGTTAGAGTACCTCTCCATTCTTTGTTTTTGAGCCGCTAAACAAACCAGCTCATTTTCGCTAGTTCGTCCGCCAGGTCGAGTTTTACGGACATAGCCTCCTTATTTGACCCGTTGGTGGCGTATTGGAATCGGAGGCTCGGTTCACCAATTTCAACGGGAATTAGAGCTTTGTCCCCGTAGACTTGCGAGAATGGTGTCTCTCCTGTGCTGGACTTTGACGTCGTTTTGTAAGCCCATAATACCTCTGGCAAAACTTCCCTCCATTTATGTTTCGACATTTCAAGCCTTTTccttatattttgaattattattttgtttgtggattcTGCTTGCCCGTTTGCACTCGGGTGATATGGAGTCGACACTATCTTCTTAATCTTGAACCCTTCGAGGAAGTTATTGACCTTCTTTGCCAATGAACTGAGGGTCATTATCACAGGTTATCTCAGCCGGGATGCCGAATCGACAGATAAtatggtcccatatgaagtcaataacctccttttctctaaacttttcgaaggcctgcgcttcaacccacTTTGAGAAGTAGTCGGTCATAAACGAGAATGAAACGAGCCACGGTGCCCGGCAGAGGACCGACGTGTCCGTCCCGGCTTCACGAACGACGAGGGGGGGGAAATCGCGGGTGCGGCCGACTGCGGGTTGGTGAATCATCAGGGCGTGCGTTTGACATCCATCACATTTCCGGATAAAATTTTTCGCATCTTCCTCCATCCCTTTCCAGTAATAACCGGCTCTGATAATTTTTCGAACCAATCCTTCCGCTCCGGAGTGATTACCGCGGTACCTGTGGACTTCTCTCGTCACGTAATACATTTCTCGGGCCCAAACATTTGGCAAAGGGTCTGAAGAAAGATCGTCAATACAGTCAGAGCCGTAAATCTACCTTAACCGAGCTGCTTTGGTCCGAAGTGATcgtgattcttttgggtcaCTCAAGAGCTTCCCATCGCGGTAGTCGATGTGTCTattgcgccaatcccaagttagaCCCACTGTATTTATCTCGGCGACCGTTTTCTACCGCCGAGTTCATCATTGGACTACGATCGGGGTCAATTCCTTTGCTTCGCCAAGAAAGAGCCCACGAATTGGCCACGTCGGGTTCGTTGTTACACTCTCCCCCAGAGTACGTGTTGCATGGTCCATTCTTTGAATCGGTGTAATATCACCTGAGTTTTCTCTAAGTACCTTTGCATTCGCTCATTCTTGATCTCGAAAGACGCCATTCACCTGGTTCACGACCAAGAAAGAGTCGCATCTTGCTTTAATTTTTTGGGCTCCCAGACTCCGAGccaattccaaacctgcaatcatagcctcgtactcggcttcattgttagtcaattttatGTTCGATCGATTGTCTAATGACATCATAGGGGCGGGGTTTTAAGAACAATGCCCAACCACGAGCCTTTCGGGGTTCGATGCCCGTTTGTATGTAGAGACCGATACCGGCCTTCCCGAGGTCGACGAAGAGCTCTTTCTCTCTCGGGGATCATGGCGGGGGTAAAGTCTGCCACAAAATCGGCTAAGATTTGGGATTTAATAGCTATTCTAGGCTTATATTCGATATCATACCCGCTAATCTCTATAGCCCATTTGGTCAGTCTACCCGATAACATCGGTTTATGCATCACATTTTTCAGCGGGTAAGTAGTTACTACacatatcggatggcattgaaagtaaggcttTAGCTTTCTCGATGCACTTACTAATGCCAAAGCCAACTTTTCGGTGTGGATAATGAGTCTCCGCGTCTCAAGGTTCTCTCGCATAATAGATTGGGAATTGCGTGCTTGCTTGCTGGAGCAAAACACCGCTTACCACTAACTCGGACACGGCGAGGTATAGAAATAACTATTCGTGCACGCCCGGTGTGTGCGAAGGCGAGGCTCGATAAGTACCTTTTCAATTCCTGCAAAGTCCTTTGACATTTTGGTGTCCAgacgaagtcattcttctttcttagcggtgagaagaaacggtgacttTTATCCGATGATCACAAAATGAAACGGCTTAAAGCTGCTATCCTTCCGGTGAGCCTCTGTACGGCCTTGGCATTATTCACCACCTCAATATCCTCAATGGCTTTGATCTTGTTCGGGTTGATCTCAATTCCCCGGTTTGACATCATGAAGCCCAAAAATTTGCTCGATCGGACACCGAAGGCACACTTCTCCGGGTTCACTATTTGCGAAGAACATCAAAGGtatcctgcaaatgttttaaatggtcctctattTCCAGGTACTTGACtagcatgtcatcaatataaactttcattgttttccctatctgttcttcgaacatccggtttactaggcgttggtaagttgcttcggcattttttaatccgaatgACATGACATTATAACAGTAGGTCCCGTATCGGGTAATAAAGGCgattttctcttgatcctccgggtgcatccggATCTGATTATACCCGGAGTAAGtgtcgagaaaacttaacatctcatgcccggccatcGAATCGATCATTCGATCGATGTGAGGCATACGAGGAATGAATCCATCGAAAGCATCTTTCATTCGGATCTTTATAATCgacacacattctaaatttattacctttctttGCACCATGACTACATTGCGGTGATCGGGTATTTTACCTCATGAATgaaactatttttaaaagctttgttacctcgtcTTTGAAGGCATGTTTTGACGAGCCGTTGGTCTCGCTTTGCGTCGGGGGAGAATTTCTTCGAGGCTGAAAAGCTTATGAGTCGTGACTTCTGGTGGTATACCTGTCATGTCTATATGGGACCATGCAAagcaatcggcattagcttgaagaattttaattaacttgttcctgaACTCCAAGGTTAACCCcatgcccaggtataccttacATTTCGGTAGATGTACGAACGGGGATGATTTGCTCGGCTCTTCCACGGTAGATTTGGTTGCGTCAAGAGTCATCCGAATACAAACGTTCTAGCGTCTTTGAAATCGTCCCCCCCTTACCGATGGGTCCGTTTCCTTCTCTTCCGGTTTTGAACCCGTATTCTTTAATTGCTATTTGGTGTCCTCCTCTTTAATTGATTCATCATCTCTTTGATTCGGTTACTTTGGAAAGAAGGGTGCTTCCTCGATAGTTTATCCTTCCGTGAGGGTTGGGAACTTTTAGTGGCATATAGTGTCGATGGTATTGCTCTCATGCTATGAATCCATGGTCTACCGAGCAAAGCCTTATACTTCGTATCTCCATCGTTGATGTAGAACACGATTTGCCGTTAATGTCGACCGCGAAAATTTCGCCCTTTGTGGTTTCGCTTGCCATATTGAACATGGCGAGTACCGGGCTACCCGGTACAATGATAACGTCGAGAGTAGCCTCAGTTGTTCGACCACTCTCCAACGGATGACGTTGGCTGaactacctgggtcaatcaaaagACGTTTAACCTGTGATTTGAAATAAGGATAAAAATTACCAGTGCACCATTTTGCGATTGAGTAATGCCTTCTGTATCCTCGTTACTGAAGGAGATGGAGACCTCGGGTACGTAGTCCCGGGTGAGCTTTTCTCGTACAATTGAGACCTTTATTCTTTTCATCACCGGACCTCACGGAGCATCCGTTCCCCCAATTATCATATTGATCACATGTTGAGGTTCCACCAGCTCAGCTCGTTTGTGACTCTCCCTTTCTTTGTAGTGGTTTTTGGCTCGATCACTCAGATATTCTCGAAAGTGGCCATTTTTCAATAAACGATCCACCTCCTCCCTTAATTGGCGACAATCTACAGTTTCGTGCCCATGTGTCTCATGATACTCACACATCACGTTTGGGTCCCGTTGACCCGGATCGGATCTTAATGGCCTTGTCCATCTAGCCTCCGTGATACGGCCGATAGCCGAGACGAGGTCCGAGGtattgatgttgaagttgtattccgataTCCCTTGGTACGTCTTTATTGCGAAGCCGACCCCGCGTCACTTACTAAATGACGTGCCTCGATCGTTCGACCGCGCCCTCGCCTCGTTTATCGCCCCTACTAGAGAAGTGACTGGGGCCGACCCTCGATTTTTCCCACATGAAACTCAGTTTTTCCGATATCGAGTATGGTCGGTATCTTTCCCTCGATAGCCTTGTCTCCGGTTCGTAATTTTTTCTTGACCTCTCAGAGCTTTTGCTTATATTTATATGGGTTACGAGAAGTTCCGAGTTGATCATCCCTTCACCCAACCTTGATTCGTACATGTTAGACATACGCCTGTGTTACGTACCTCGTACTCCAAACAAGTTTTCCTTCTTCACTTTGAAATGAAGTAGTCGAGCTCGATTAAGCCATGGGTGAGAAAGCTTGCGCTGCCCATTCTTTAACCAGAG
Coding sequences within it:
- the LOC132034816 gene encoding uncharacterized protein LOC132034816, whose amino-acid sequence is MDWDEAGKLQPFQMNKMDEFRYHAHESAALYKEKMKHYHDVKLLKRDFQPGDSVLLFNSRLKLFPSKLKSKWSGPFTLVSISPNGSMELKSDNRTRTFMVNGHRVKHYHWMVDGDKIVNAHQLKHGTGP